The following nucleotide sequence is from Peribacillus sp. ACCC06369.
AACCAAGATACTGCTTGAGAAAAATGACCACATCACGTATGAGCAAGCTTTGACTTGGGTGGAATTATTATGGGAAGATTTCGAAGCGACCTATGCAAAGGCTGGACATGAATATGCCGGGGAAGAAATGACATCGCGTGTTGTAAGGACCTGGATTGATAACTACGGTGAGCAGTTCCACGAATTCATTGCAAAAAATCCTAAATATAAACAGTTATTAAATCAGCAGAATCGATTTCATTAAAAAGCTGATTCCAGAGGGGTTCCCTGGGATCAGCCTTTTTTCAATATGCAGCGACTACAAAATAATATTCAATTTCTTCTGCAGCTTCGCTTCGCTAAAGATCCAGCCGGTATAAGAATTCAATATATTCAATTCGCTGTCTAAATGGACTACTGCCACAAACGGGTAATACCCATTGCTGCGATATCTTAAATCGATGAAACGGACTTCATAATAATCTTTTATCTGTTCGATTTCAAATCGGTAAACCGGAGAAAAGGACAGAAAGGCTGCCAAGTTGATGTCCTTCTTTGCGGCTTCGAGAATTTCACTTTCTGGCAATGGCACTCGATCAAATGTATCAAGAATCGTCACATACCCATTATCGGCTCGTGCCACATAATAATTCTTTTCGGTAATTACCGCGATTTTCCAGCGGTGAAAACGCATGGTCGGTGATAAAATAATTTTTCTTGCTCCGGGAATTTGCTGCTTAACAGCTCTTTTTATAAACGCCTGTTCCCTGAATCTGGAGATATAATAGACAACGAGTATTCCGTAAATCGAGAGAAATAAATAGCCTGGAGGAAATCCAAAGCCCCATAATATCAGACCTGCAACATGTATTCCAAAAATGAACGGGTCGAATGTATTGATGACCCCTAAAGCTACCCAATTTGACGAAATTGGCCTAAGAGCCTGGGTCCCATAAGCATTGAATATATCCACGAATACATGAAGGAATACGGCTAAAAACGTCCAAAGCCAAAGATGAAGGTAATTTGCTTCAGGTATGATGGCGAAAAGTGCTCCGCTGATAATCAAGGGCCAAAGTAAAACAGCGGGAATGGAATGCGTGATTCCACGGTGGTTTCGTATATATACAGCGTTATTCCTTAATTTTAAAACGGTGTCAATGTCTGGAGCTTGTGATCCCAATATCGTACCTGCTATTACTGCACTTGCAGTGACTGGGTTCTGCGCAATGACAGGATCTAACGTGGCAAGACCTCCAAGAGCAATTCCCATGACAAAGTGAGTACCTGTATCCAAAAAACTAACCTCCCTGCCACAATTTGAAAAAAATGGTCTTCTCTCATCATACCGTATTTATATATTAACCATCAAATGAATATAATTCAGACTTATTTCCGTGACCAATTACAAATAACTGGATATGAACATGATATTAAAAAAGAATGACCTACTATAGGTATTCCCATTTTTGATAAGAGTGTAACATCTTTGGAGGAACTGATGTGAAAGAAATAACGATCCCGACAATAGAAAAAATAAAAATCGATGATTTTCAAAAAGATTTGGTTTCCTGGTTTCTCAAAGAACAAAGAGAATTGCCATGGAGGGAAAATAAGGACCCGTACCGTGTTTGGGTTTCAGAAATAATGTTGCAGCAAACGAGGGTGGACACGGTGATTCCCTATTTTAACCGGTTTGTGGAATGGTTCCCCACACTCGAGGATTTTGCCAATGCCGATGAAGAGAAAATCCTAAAAGCTTGGGAAGGGCTAGGGTATTACTCACGTGTAAGGAATCTGCATAGTGCCGTTCAGGAAGTGAAGGCTTCCTACAATGGGATTGTACCGGATGATCCCGAGGAAATTTCCAAATTGAAAGGCGTGGGTCCTTATACAGCTGGTGCGATTCTAAGTATCGCCTATGGCAAGCCGGAGCCAGCTGTCGATGGAAACGTCATGCGTGTATTATCAAGGATATTGATGATATATGAAGATATTGCCAAGCCAAAGACTAGAAAAACATTCGAAGCTGCCGTCAGAAAGCTGATCGATCATGAACATACCTCTGCATTTAATCAAGCCTTGATGGAACTGGGGGCATTAATCTGCACACCAGGTAAGCCTGCCTGTCTATTATGTCCCGTTCAAAGTCATTGTATTGCATTTGAAGCAGGGGTTCAATCGGAACTGCCTGTAAAAGTCCAAAAGAAAAAAACGCGGGATGTACCAATTGTGGCTGCTGTTTTAACGAATGAAAAAGGTGAATTTTTAATTCACAAGCGAGCATCTGAAGGGTTGCTGGCAAATCTTTGGGAATATCCGAACTTCGAGAACCATTCATCCCTTCAGCATAAGAGGGAGTTCTTCGAGAATCGGTTTGAGGAAATGTATGGTGTCAAACCGGAAATCACGGAATCACTTGTGAGAATTGAACATGTTTTCTCACATCTTGTTTGGAAAGTGGACACGTATAAGGGAATAGTCAAAGAAGCCATCAGTGAAGAGACATTAAGAGAAAACCAACTCAAGTGGGTGAATGAAGAAGAAATGGAGGATTTCGCATTTCCGGTTTCCCACCAAAAAATGATGAAGGCCTATAAAGAAAAAAAGCGGATTGAATAAAGGCAGTATTGTAATTAAGGGTCACCTTGGGGATGGTTT
It contains:
- the mutY gene encoding A/G-specific adenine glycosylase, with product MKEITIPTIEKIKIDDFQKDLVSWFLKEQRELPWRENKDPYRVWVSEIMLQQTRVDTVIPYFNRFVEWFPTLEDFANADEEKILKAWEGLGYYSRVRNLHSAVQEVKASYNGIVPDDPEEISKLKGVGPYTAGAILSIAYGKPEPAVDGNVMRVLSRILMIYEDIAKPKTRKTFEAAVRKLIDHEHTSAFNQALMELGALICTPGKPACLLCPVQSHCIAFEAGVQSELPVKVQKKKTRDVPIVAAVLTNEKGEFLIHKRASEGLLANLWEYPNFENHSSLQHKREFFENRFEEMYGVKPEITESLVRIEHVFSHLVWKVDTYKGIVKEAISEETLRENQLKWVNEEEMEDFAFPVSHQKMMKAYKEKKRIE
- a CDS encoding YfhJ family protein, coding for MNDYHERLTKILLEKNDHITYEQALTWVELLWEDFEATYAKAGHEYAGEEMTSRVVRTWIDNYGEQFHEFIAKNPKYKQLLNQQNRFH
- a CDS encoding metal-dependent hydrolase, whose translation is MDTGTHFVMGIALGGLATLDPVIAQNPVTASAVIAGTILGSQAPDIDTVLKLRNNAVYIRNHRGITHSIPAVLLWPLIISGALFAIIPEANYLHLWLWTFLAVFLHVFVDIFNAYGTQALRPISSNWVALGVINTFDPFIFGIHVAGLILWGFGFPPGYLFLSIYGILVVYYISRFREQAFIKRAVKQQIPGARKIILSPTMRFHRWKIAVITEKNYYVARADNGYVTILDTFDRVPLPESEILEAAKKDINLAAFLSFSPVYRFEIEQIKDYYEVRFIDLRYRSNGYYPFVAVVHLDSELNILNSYTGWIFSEAKLQKKLNIIL